From a single Rutidosis leptorrhynchoides isolate AG116_Rl617_1_P2 chromosome 5, CSIRO_AGI_Rlap_v1, whole genome shotgun sequence genomic region:
- the LOC139846747 gene encoding NAD(P)H dehydrogenase (quinone) FQR1, which produces MATKVYIVYYSMYGHVEKLAEEIKKGAASVEGVEAKLWQVPETLNEEVLGKMSAAPKSDTPIITAADLAEADGFIFGFPTRFGMMSAQFKAFFDSTGGLWRAQSLSGKPAGIFYSTGSQGGGQETTALTAITQLVHHGMIFVPIGYTFGAGMFEMEKVKGGSPYGAGTYAGDGSRQPSELELEQAFHQGKYIATITKKLKGA; this is translated from the exons ATGGCCACAAAAGTGTATATCGT GTATTACTCCATGTATGGACATGTAGAGAAGCTAGCTGAAGAGATAAAGAAAGGAGCTGCATCTGTTGAAGGAGTTGAAGCCAAATTATGGCAG GTTCCAGAAACATTGAACGAAGAGGTTCTTGGAAAAATGAGCGCAGCTCCTAAGAGCGACACACCAATAATCACAGCAGCTGACCTTGCTGAAGCAGATGGTTTTATTTTCGGGTTTCCGACAAGATTCGGTATGATGTCTGCTCAGTTTAAAGCCTTCTTTGATTCAACTGGTGGTCTTTGGAGAGCCCAGTCACTCTCTGGCAAGCCAGCTGGCATCTTTTACAGCACTGGATCTCAAGGTGGTGGTCAAGAAACCACCGC TTTGACAGCCATCACTCAATTGGTTCACCATGGAATGATCTTTGTGCCAATCGGATACACATTCGGAGCCGGCATGTTTGAAATGGAGAAAGTGAAAGGTGGAAGTCCTTATGGTGCAGGGACTTATGCTGGGGATGGTTCCAGACAACCATCTGAGCTTGAACTCGAGCAGGCATTTCACCAGGGAAAGTACATTGCCACCATCACCAAGAAACTTAAGGGAGCTTAA
- the LOC139847838 gene encoding uncharacterized protein: MADSWWDSRTRPASMDSVSVTSMNLFQDTTESTTTTTTSGGGGRTSTGHVFGNNPNLHMMELGLSSPPISQSLDWNQPLYREDQSNDHHQSGYQTLIPEDHSLSSNTSNFQESHWKSNKIYSDSPTEFKQTDVRGVRLEEPVNYNDENRLNPSFQTMDSSYGSNSIILQSLFGSDHNTNQQHDSGYDQNQGMSYSYQSSYGGITMPGGGGGDYCTPPPPQEFSMNSPPKVQQPNIVSPLHFSNNARFWNASATSMNDDARSSFFPLQMQSPSSTIEDKPKNPTSEIVKKSNSKSSTKRPRNDNPPLPAFKVRKEKMGDRITALQQLVSPFGKTDTASVLSEAIEYIKFLHEQVNVLSTPYMKNGAAIMQQQQQQISDNALEESRQDLKSRGLCLVPISSTFPVTHETTVDFWTPSFGGTFR, from the exons atGGCAGATAGCTGGTGGGATTCAAGAACAAGACCAGCTTCTATGGATTCAGTTTCGGTCACCTCCATGAATCTTTTTCAGGACACCACTGAAAGcaccaccacaaccacaaccagTGGCGGCGGCGGCCGTACCAGTACTGGTCATGTGTTCGGCAACAACCCCAACTTACATATGATGGAATTAGGTCTTTCATCACCACCAATTTCACAGTCTTTGGATTGGAATCAACCTTTATA TCGTGAAGATCAAAGTAACGATCATCATCAAAGTGGTTACCAAACCCTTATTCCAGAAGATCATAGTTTGAGCTCAAACACTAGTAACTTTCAAGAATCTCATTGGAAGTCAAATAAAATATACTCCGATTCACCAACCGAGTTTAAGCAAACCGATGTTCGAGGTGTTCGTTTAGAAGAACCCGTGAATTACAACGACGAAAACAGATTAAATCCAAGCTTCCAAACAATGGATAGTTCCTATGGAAGCAACTCTATAATATTACAAAGTTTATTTGGTTCAGATCATAACACGAATCAACAACATGATTCAGGTTATGATCAAAACCAAGGTATGAGTTACTCTTATCAGTCTAGCTATGGCGGCATCACCATGCCTGGCGGTGGCGGAGGAGATTACTGTACTCCTCCGCCGCCTCAAGAATTCTCAATGAATTCACCACCAAAAGTTCAACAACCTAATATTGTTTCTCCACTACACTTCTCCAACAACGCGCGATTTTGGAATGCGTCTGCCACTTCCATGAATGATGATGCAAGATCAAGCTTCTTCCCATTGCAAATGCAATCACCTTCATCAACTATTGAAGACAAACCCAAG AATCCCACATCAGAAATAGTGAAAAAAAGCAATAGCAAATCATCAACTAAAAGACCAAGAAATGACAACCCACCATTGCCAGCTTTTAAG GtgagaaaagaaaagatgggggacAGAATCACTGCACTGCAACAATTAGTTTCACCTTTCGGAAAA ACTGATACAGCATCGGTGTTGTCCGAAGCTATTGAATACATCAAATTTCTCCATGAACAAGTTAAT GTTCTAAGTACTCCATACATGAAAAATGGAGCTGCGAtcatgcaacaacaacaacaacag ATTTCGGATAATGCATTAGAAGAATCAAGACAAGATTTAAAAAGTCGAGGGCTTTGTTTGGTACCGATATCAAGTACATTTCCTGTAACACACGAAACAACAGTCGATTTTTGGACACCGTCGTTTGGAGGAACTTTTCGATGA